From the Theileria parva strain Muguga chromosome 3 map unlocalized ctg_531, whole genome shotgun sequence genome, one window contains:
- the Zdhhc18 gene encoding DHHC palmitoyltransferase family protein: MGCGSVGMVCNLRCTKVLIAVFTFVASFLPLFFFLVYHFSFYYSRNLVVLYVILAILGLCSVGLFFATSFSNPGYVKKLDFPTRMFDHLKFSFRGTNPPRFVDMMINGQPTKVKFCPTCHSYRPPRSVHCSDCDRCIVRFDHHCPYVANCIGYYNYKIFLSFLLVSSLYFSLIFSLFIYRSVEFFPSLSSSVSQNPTDIIGTIIFMIITFISIWLVFGLYFFHMFIIRSNLSTYDKLKEHFDEFNPFDRGTLNNCKTVLLYNPKKHTNPNQDIYNPYAMYTLKVHAKSLDKTLSF; encoded by the coding sequence ATGGGTTGCGGTAGTGTGGGAATGGTATGTAATTTGAGATGTACTAAGGTGTTGATTGCAGTTTTTACATTTGTAGCGTCGTTTTTGCCATTGTTTTTCTTTCTGGTGTATCATTTTAGCTTTTACTACTCTAGAAATTTGGTTGTTTTGTATGTGATCTTGGCGATTTTGGGGTTGTGTTCAGTGGGTTTGTTCTTTGCCACGTCTTTTTCTAATCCAGGCTATGTCAAAAAACTAGATTTTCCCACTCGAATGTTCGATCACCTAAAATTCTCATTCAGAGGCACTAATCCACCACGTTTTGTTGACATGATGATCAATGGACAGCCAACTAAGGTTAAGTTTTGCCCAACTTGCCACTCTTATAGGCCTCCTAGGTCAGTTCACTGTTCAGATTGTGACCGTTGTATTGTTCGTTTTGACCACCACTGTCCTTATGTAGCAAATTGCATCGGATACTATAACTACAAGATATTCCTGTCTTTTCTTTTAGTTTCTTCTCTCTACTTTTCGCTTATTTTTTCGCTGTTTATTTACCGTTCTGTTGAGTTTTTTCCCTCGTTATCGTCAAGTGTTAGTCAGAACCCTACTGACATCATAGGcacaattatatttatgatCATAACTTTCATTAGCATCTGGCTAGTTTTTGGTCTTTACTTCTTCCACATGTTCATTATTCGAAGCAATTTGAGCACCTACGACAAGCTCAAGGAACACTTTGACGAGTTCAACCCATTTGACCGAGGCACCCTCAACAACTGTAAAACTGTACTCCTTTATAATCCGAAGAAACATACTAACCCAAATCAAGACATTTACAATCCATACGCCATGTACACTCTCAAGGTACACGCCAAATCACTCGATAAAACATTGtctttttaa
- the UBL5 gene encoding Ubiquitin-like protein 5, producing MGQMIEVILNDRLGRKIRVKCNSDDTILDLKKLVAAQTGTRHDKIRIQKWYTVYKDHITLEDYEIKDGMGLELFYN from the exons ATGGGCCAG ATGAtagaggtaattttaaatgacCGTTTGGGTCGTaaaataagggtaaaatGCAATTCGGATGATACAATTTTGGACCTTAAAAAGCTTGTAGCTGCTCAAACAG GAACGAGACATGATAAAATCCGTATTCAAAAGTGGTATACCGTATACAAGGACCATATCACTTTGGAAGATTACGAAATAAAAGACGGAATGGGTCTCGAACTTTTttataactaa
- the SOH1 gene encoding SOH1 family protein, giving the protein MKSYLRNYYRNNSYEDNLRFGVELDFVQCLSDIYYLKHLFDKGYFNDENFRAYILYLQYWRTGHYIKFVEYAYCLKILELLLDKDFVNSLSSDLTVEALKYQIDNHWICFKHDK; this is encoded by the exons ATGAAATCCTACTTACgtaattattatagaaATAATTCTTATGAAG ATAATCTTAGATTTGGGGTGGAATTGGATTTTGTGCAGTGTTTATCTGACATTTATTATCTGAAGCATTTATTCGATAAAGGCTATTTCAATGATGAGAATTTTAGAgcatatatattatatttacagtattgGCGCACTGGCCATTATATTAAGTTTGTTGAATACGCTTATTGCCTCAAGATTTTAGAACTACTCCTGGATAAAGATTTTGTTAACAGTCTGTCCTCAGATTTAACTGTTGAAGCACTAAAATACCAAATTGATAATCATTGGATATGCTTCAAACATGACAAATAG